The proteins below come from a single Desulfobaccales bacterium genomic window:
- a CDS encoding universal stress protein, with translation MYRKILVAYDGSEGAVKALAAGLELAKLHQAELTALAVQEKLPRFAATIDEVEEEKAYADAYYGQLLKEAKAQAEAAGVELKTLLRSGHAAQTIVQVAREGGFDLVLVGHTGLSGVWAAFLGTTAEKVSRHAPCSVLIVR, from the coding sequence ATGTACCGCAAGATCTTGGTGGCTTATGACGGCTCCGAGGGCGCCGTCAAGGCCCTGGCGGCGGGGCTGGAGCTGGCCAAACTGCACCAGGCGGAGCTCACCGCCTTGGCAGTGCAGGAGAAGCTGCCCCGCTTCGCCGCCACCATTGACGAGGTGGAGGAGGAGAAGGCTTACGCCGATGCCTACTACGGCCAGCTCCTCAAGGAGGCCAAGGCCCAAGCTGAGGCCGCCGGGGTGGAGTTGAAGACTCTCCTCCGGTCGGGGCATGCGGCCCAGACCATCGTCCAGGTGGCCCGGGAAGGGGGCTTCGACCTGGTGCTGGTGGGGCACACCGGGCTTTCCGGAGTGTGGGCCGCGTTTTTGGGCACCACGGCGGAGAAGGTGAGCCGCCATGCCCCCTGTAGCGTGCTCATCGTGCGCTAA
- a CDS encoding cation:proton antiporter has protein sequence MEQVWYTAAAWIGVALLASLISIRVGISVALVEIFLGCIAGNLGTTFGWEIFKPTPWINFLAGFASVVLTFLAGAEIEPEAFRRLWKPSLAIGFISFLAPFLGCMAYAYYVGGWSSQAAQIAGVAMSTTSMAVVYAVMVETGLNNTELGKLILAACFITDLGTVLALGLLFAEYDRWLLIFAAVTLVALWQLPRLCRWFFSLWGGRVIEPEIKLIFLVLTVLGGLAVTARSEAVLPAYLFGMVIAGLFVHDKVILHRLRATTFALLTPFFFIKAGTLVSLPALVAGFGALVALLAMKMVTKIVGIWPLCRLFGIPVRESNYTTLLMATGLTFGSISALFGLTHGYIDQSQYSVLVAGVIASAVIPTIIAQVWFQPREVSLGLEAEPEIVGTSEHFLHMPEE, from the coding sequence ATGGAGCAGGTCTGGTATACGGCCGCGGCCTGGATCGGGGTGGCCCTGTTGGCCAGCCTCATCTCCATCCGGGTGGGCATCTCGGTGGCCCTGGTGGAAATCTTTTTGGGCTGCATTGCCGGGAATTTAGGCACCACCTTCGGTTGGGAGATCTTCAAGCCCACTCCCTGGATCAACTTTCTCGCCGGTTTCGCCTCGGTGGTCCTCACCTTTCTGGCGGGGGCGGAGATCGAGCCCGAGGCCTTCCGGCGTCTGTGGAAGCCCAGCCTGGCCATCGGCTTCATCTCCTTTCTGGCGCCTTTTTTGGGCTGCATGGCCTACGCCTACTATGTGGGCGGCTGGTCCTCGCAAGCGGCCCAGATTGCCGGGGTGGCCATGTCCACCACCTCCATGGCGGTGGTGTATGCGGTGATGGTGGAGACCGGTCTCAACAACACCGAGCTGGGGAAACTCATCCTGGCCGCCTGCTTCATCACCGATCTGGGCACGGTGCTGGCCCTGGGGCTCCTGTTTGCCGAGTATGATCGCTGGCTCCTGATCTTTGCGGCGGTTACCCTGGTGGCCCTGTGGCAGTTGCCCCGCCTGTGCCGTTGGTTTTTCTCCCTTTGGGGGGGCCGGGTGATCGAGCCGGAGATCAAGCTCATCTTCCTGGTGCTCACGGTGCTGGGGGGCCTGGCGGTGACGGCCCGGAGCGAGGCGGTGCTGCCGGCTTACCTCTTCGGGATGGTGATTGCCGGGCTGTTTGTGCACGACAAGGTGATTCTGCACCGCCTCAGGGCCACCACCTTTGCCCTGTTGACCCCCTTCTTTTTCATCAAGGCGGGCACCCTGGTGTCGTTGCCGGCCCTGGTGGCGGGCTTTGGGGCCCTGGTGGCCTTGCTGGCCATGAAGATGGTCACCAAGATCGTGGGCATCTGGCCGCTGTGCCGGCTGTTCGGGATCCCGGTGAGAGAGAGCAATTATACCACCCTGCTCATGGCCACCGGGTTGACCTTCGGAAGCATTTCCGCCCTCTTCGGGCTGACCCACGGGTATATTGACCAGTCGCAGTATTCCGTTCTGGTGGCCGGCGTCATCGCCTCGGCGGTCATTCCCACCATCATTGCCCAGGTGTGGTTTCAGCCCCGGGAGGTGTCCCTGGGTCTGGAAGCGGAACCGGAAATTGTGGGCACCAGCGAGCACTTCCTGCACATGCCGGAAGAGTAG
- a CDS encoding dynamin family protein: MGTYQELKEALERQLTRLAQLPEIPQGTLHNLLDKLRQNRFHLVVMGAFKRGKSTLINALLGEALLPTAIIPLTSVVTILTYGEQVRIEVRFQDGSTRLISPPELVDYITERGNPGNRKGVREVEITYPSDYLKDGVCIIDTPGVGSIYSHNTDVAYNYLPYVDAAIFVVTVDPPLSAAEHEFLRDIREYVHKLFFVLNKIDYVDEPERQEALEFTRQVLQADLETEQVNIFPLSAKMALEGKHNGHPELLTLSHLPEFEEHLRDFLYREKGQVLLVSCLSGALKAITDSTLALKVERQAAALPVAELEAKISQFNRELEGLEKEREMSLLLLDGRLKGVATQFDADLETFRRETTTRLRREIDTVFQEKSRLSGDLRQEMEKYLFGALRDLFTGWRRQEIDKLSQTLAETHQEFATRSNAILERLTQLTARIFDFSLRGFAVEETFTDKSRFSFKFKEEPVGLEILQMTITGLLPRALTKGMLLKKLQDNVVELVDKHCGRLRWDFHQRLQEIGREFRQSWLARLDDTTESIRQALERARAQKQASAQAVAARAGELDRSLAAILQAEAELAALRERLAA, from the coding sequence ATGGGAACCTATCAGGAACTGAAAGAGGCTCTGGAGCGGCAGCTCACCCGCTTGGCGCAACTGCCGGAGATCCCCCAGGGCACCTTGCACAACCTGCTGGACAAACTGCGCCAAAATCGCTTTCACCTGGTGGTCATGGGCGCTTTCAAGCGGGGCAAGAGCACTCTCATCAACGCCCTTTTGGGGGAAGCCCTCCTGCCCACTGCCATCATCCCCCTCACCTCGGTGGTCACCATCCTCACCTACGGCGAGCAGGTCCGGATCGAGGTGCGCTTCCAGGACGGCAGCACCCGCCTCATCTCCCCCCCGGAACTGGTGGACTACATCACCGAGCGGGGCAATCCCGGCAACCGCAAGGGGGTCCGGGAAGTGGAGATCACCTACCCCTCCGACTACCTTAAAGACGGCGTCTGCATCATCGACACCCCGGGAGTGGGCTCCATCTACAGCCATAATACCGACGTGGCCTACAATTACCTCCCCTATGTGGATGCCGCCATCTTTGTGGTCACGGTGGATCCCCCCCTGTCCGCCGCGGAGCACGAGTTCCTCCGGGACATCCGGGAATACGTCCACAAACTCTTCTTTGTCCTCAACAAGATTGACTACGTGGACGAACCCGAGCGCCAGGAGGCCCTGGAATTCACCCGGCAGGTCCTGCAGGCGGACCTGGAGACCGAGCAGGTGAACATCTTCCCCCTCTCCGCCAAAATGGCGTTGGAAGGGAAACACAACGGCCACCCGGAGCTCCTCACCCTGAGCCACCTGCCGGAGTTCGAAGAGCATCTGCGGGACTTCCTCTACCGGGAAAAGGGGCAGGTGCTCCTGGTTTCCTGCCTCAGCGGCGCCCTGAAGGCCATCACCGACTCCACCCTGGCCCTGAAGGTGGAGCGCCAGGCCGCCGCCCTGCCGGTGGCCGAGCTGGAGGCCAAAATCTCCCAGTTCAACCGGGAACTGGAGGGCCTGGAGAAGGAGCGGGAGATGTCCCTCCTCCTCCTGGACGGCCGCCTCAAGGGCGTGGCCACCCAGTTTGACGCCGATCTCGAGACCTTCCGGCGGGAGACCACTACCCGTCTGCGCCGGGAAATCGACACCGTCTTTCAGGAAAAGAGCCGACTTTCCGGGGACTTGCGCCAGGAGATGGAAAAGTACCTCTTCGGGGCCCTCAGGGACCTGTTCACCGGCTGGCGGCGCCAGGAAATCGACAAGCTCTCCCAGACCCTGGCGGAGACCCACCAGGAGTTTGCCACCCGCAGCAATGCCATCCTGGAGCGCCTCACCCAGCTCACCGCCCGCATCTTTGATTTCTCGCTGAGAGGCTTTGCCGTGGAGGAAACCTTCACCGACAAGAGCCGCTTCAGCTTCAAGTTCAAAGAGGAGCCGGTGGGCCTGGAGATCCTGCAGATGACCATCACCGGTCTTCTGCCCCGGGCCTTGACCAAGGGGATGCTCCTCAAGAAACTTCAGGATAATGTGGTGGAGCTGGTGGACAAACACTGCGGCCGGCTGCGCTGGGACTTCCACCAGCGCCTGCAGGAGATCGGCCGGGAATTCCGCCAGAGCTGGCTGGCCCGCCTGGATGATACCACCGAGAGTATCCGCCAGGCCCTGGAACGGGCCCGGGCCCAGAAGCAGGCCAGCGCCCAGGCGGTGGCAGCCCGGGCCGGGGAGCTGGACCGCAGCCTGGCGGCCATCCTTCAGGCCGAGGCGGAGCTGGCGGCCCTCCGGGAACGCCTAGCCGCCTGA
- a CDS encoding histidine phosphatase family protein translates to MTQIILVRHGQTPWNKDKIFRGSKDIPLNDQGREEARLAGEWLKGETIHAAYTSPLSRSRDTAEAIARHHGLTVQDLPGLSDLCYGDWEGLPLTEVKVRYADLYRQWETAPHTVRFPNGETLDELRARALAAVEEVLKRRPGQTVLLSAHRAVNKVLIAAFIGLDNSHFWRIGQDTTAINRFTRVGDVWHIMAVNDTCHLRGLARGEYVDF, encoded by the coding sequence ATGACGCAGATCATCCTCGTGCGCCACGGACAGACCCCCTGGAACAAGGACAAGATCTTTCGCGGTTCCAAGGACATCCCTTTAAACGACCAGGGCCGGGAGGAGGCCCGTTTGGCTGGGGAGTGGCTCAAGGGCGAGACCATCCATGCCGCCTACACCTCGCCCCTGTCCCGCTCCCGGGACACCGCCGAAGCCATCGCCCGCCATCACGGCCTTACGGTCCAGGACCTGCCGGGGTTAAGCGACCTGTGCTACGGCGACTGGGAGGGCCTGCCCCTCACCGAGGTCAAGGTGCGCTACGCCGACCTCTACCGCCAGTGGGAGACCGCCCCCCACACGGTGCGCTTCCCTAACGGCGAGACCTTGGACGAGCTGCGGGCCCGGGCCCTGGCCGCAGTGGAGGAGGTTCTCAAGCGCCGTCCCGGCCAGACCGTGCTCCTCTCCGCCCACCGGGCGGTGAACAAGGTGCTCATCGCCGCCTTCATCGGCCTGGACAACTCCCACTTCTGGCGCATCGGCCAGGACACCACCGCCATCAACCGCTTCACCCGGGTGGGGGACGTCTGGCACATCATGGCCGTCAACGACACCTGCCATCTCCGGGGCCTGGCCCGGGGCGAATACGTGGATTTCTGA
- the hisG gene encoding ATP phosphoribosyltransferase: protein MDKLRLGIPKGSLEKATIDLFRRAGWHIRVSGRSYFPEIDDPEISCSMCRAQEMSRYVESGVLDCGLTGKDWIMENDSKVVVVADLMYSKASTNPVRWVLAVPADSEIRSLKDLAGKKIATELVNYTKRYFAERNIPVTVEFSWGATEAKVAAGLADAVVEVTETGSTIKAHGLKIIHEFFQSNTQLIANPEVWEKNPWKREKIGNIMVLLLGALRAENMVGLKMNIPEKGLKTIVEILPSLLAPTIAPLYETDWYSVEVMVNQSEVRHLIPRLINAGAQGIVEYPLHKVI, encoded by the coding sequence GTGGATAAACTGCGTCTGGGAATCCCCAAAGGCAGCCTGGAGAAGGCCACCATCGACCTCTTCCGCCGGGCCGGCTGGCACATCCGGGTGAGCGGCCGCAGTTATTTTCCCGAGATTGATGACCCGGAGATCTCCTGCTCCATGTGCCGGGCCCAGGAGATGAGCCGCTACGTGGAAAGCGGCGTCCTGGACTGCGGCCTTACCGGCAAGGACTGGATCATGGAGAATGACTCCAAGGTGGTGGTGGTGGCCGACCTCATGTACTCCAAAGCCTCCACCAACCCGGTGCGCTGGGTGCTGGCGGTGCCGGCGGATTCCGAGATCAGGAGCCTAAAAGACCTGGCAGGGAAAAAGATCGCTACCGAGCTGGTGAACTACACCAAGAGATATTTCGCCGAGCGCAACATCCCGGTGACGGTGGAGTTTTCCTGGGGGGCCACCGAGGCCAAGGTGGCCGCGGGACTGGCGGACGCAGTGGTGGAGGTCACCGAAACCGGCAGCACCATCAAGGCCCACGGCCTCAAGATCATTCACGAATTCTTCCAGTCCAACACCCAGCTCATCGCCAACCCCGAGGTCTGGGAGAAGAACCCCTGGAAGCGGGAGAAGATCGGCAACATCATGGTGCTGCTCCTGGGGGCGCTCAGGGCCGAGAATATGGTGGGCCTGAAGATGAACATCCCGGAGAAGGGCTTAAAGACCATTGTGGAGATCCTGCCCAGTCTGCTCGCCCCCACCATCGCCCCCTTGTATGAAACGGACTGGTATTCCGTGGAGGTGATGGTGAACCAGAGCGAGGTGCGCCATCTCATCCCCCGCCTCATCAACGCCGGGGCCCAGGGGATCGTGGAATACCCCCTGCACAAAGTGATCTGA
- the hisI gene encoding phosphoribosyl-AMP cyclohydrolase, producing the protein MTAEDVKLAFDKMGGLIPAIAQDAASGRVLMLAYMNEEAFRLTVATGEAHYFSRSRQSIWHKGGTSGHVQKVQAIYLDCDADAVLLKVEQVGGAACHTGYESCFYRRFTDGGWKTEGTPVFDPKEVYKRG; encoded by the coding sequence ATGACAGCAGAAGACGTGAAATTAGCCTTTGACAAGATGGGGGGGCTCATCCCGGCCATCGCCCAGGATGCCGCAAGCGGCCGGGTGCTGATGTTGGCCTACATGAACGAGGAGGCCTTCCGACTCACCGTGGCCACCGGCGAGGCCCACTATTTCAGCCGCAGCCGCCAAAGCATCTGGCACAAGGGCGGCACCAGCGGCCATGTCCAGAAGGTCCAGGCCATCTACCTGGATTGCGACGCCGACGCGGTGCTCCTTAAGGTGGAGCAGGTGGGCGGCGCCGCCTGCCATACCGGTTATGAGAGCTGCTTTTACCGCCGCTTCACCGACGGAGGCTGGAAGACGGAAGGCACCCCCGTCTTTGATCCCAAGGAGGTGTACAAGCGTGGATAA
- a CDS encoding beta-ketoacyl-ACP synthase III, producing the protein MAHPRRVGILGTGVYVPERVLTNAELEKLVDTSDQWIRERTGIRERRIIGPEETVATMAAAAGRMALENAGIAPGELSHIIVATNSPDYLYPAVAIRVQDALGLNGSLGAFDLQAGCSGFNYALYLAERLVAADGRPVLVIGSDANSRFTDWRDRSTCVLFGDGAGAVVAGPVDKGGILASFVASSLNMRLYCQTEFNAEVSPFLPRQETTKRHYIYMDGPEIFKFAVNAVKECIRRISEMSGIPREELDYLIIHQANNRILEAAARFAKVPMEKLYVNVDRYGNTSAASVPLALHEAVSSGQIKPGDKVLLCSFGAGVTWAAALLEWSG; encoded by the coding sequence GTGGCCCATCCCCGACGCGTCGGCATCCTGGGCACCGGGGTTTATGTGCCTGAACGGGTGCTCACCAACGCCGAGCTGGAGAAGCTGGTGGACACCAGCGACCAATGGATCCGGGAGCGCACCGGTATCCGGGAGCGGCGCATCATCGGGCCCGAGGAGACGGTGGCCACCATGGCCGCGGCCGCCGGCCGCATGGCCCTGGAGAACGCCGGCATCGCGCCCGGCGAGCTCAGCCACATCATCGTGGCCACCAACAGCCCGGATTACCTCTACCCGGCGGTGGCCATTCGGGTGCAGGACGCCCTGGGCCTGAACGGCTCGCTCGGGGCCTTTGACCTGCAGGCGGGCTGCAGCGGCTTCAATTATGCCCTGTATCTGGCGGAGCGCCTGGTGGCGGCGGACGGCCGGCCGGTGCTGGTCATCGGCAGCGATGCCAACTCCCGCTTCACCGACTGGCGGGACCGCTCCACCTGCGTGCTCTTCGGGGACGGAGCCGGCGCGGTGGTGGCCGGGCCGGTGGACAAGGGGGGGATTCTTGCTTCTTTCGTGGCCTCCAGCCTGAATATGCGCCTGTACTGCCAGACGGAGTTCAACGCCGAGGTGAGCCCTTTCCTGCCCCGGCAGGAGACCACCAAGCGGCATTACATCTACATGGACGGCCCGGAGATCTTCAAGTTTGCGGTGAATGCCGTCAAGGAGTGCATCCGCCGCATCTCGGAAATGAGCGGCATCCCCCGGGAGGAGCTGGACTATCTCATCATCCACCAGGCCAACAACCGCATCCTGGAGGCCGCGGCCCGCTTTGCCAAGGTGCCCATGGAGAAGCTCTACGTCAACGTGGACCGTTACGGCAATACCTCCGCCGCCTCAGTGCCGCTGGCCCTGCACGAGGCGGTGAGCTCTGGCCAGATCAAGCCCGGCGACAAGGTGCTGCTCTGTTCTTTCGGGGCCGGGGTCACCTGGGCGGCGGCACTCCTGGAGTGGAGCGGCTGA
- a CDS encoding YjzC family protein — MKPGEKAPRSGQYQQIGPQGEREKEVTVTKGKPLPPTPQKGMTYRLVDPTKNKSGHK, encoded by the coding sequence ATGAAACCAGGAGAAAAAGCTCCACGGTCGGGTCAATATCAACAAATTGGCCCTCAAGGGGAGAGGGAAAAGGAGGTGACGGTGACGAAGGGCAAACCACTTCCTCCCACACCTCAAAAAGGAATGACCTATCGGTTAGTTGACCCAACTAAAAACAAGTCTGGCCACAAATGA
- a CDS encoding vitamin B12-dependent ribonucleotide reductase, producing the protein MELQGELQDIAGQLPLSHNAVVVLKRRYLKKDDQGRVSEGAPDMFRRVAETIAQVDQLYDPEADVAATARKFYDLMASLAFMPNSPTLMNAGRELGQLSACFVLPVEDSIESIFEAIKHTAMIHKSGGGTGFSFSRIRPENDPVLSTKGVASGPISFMTIFDVATETIKQGGTRRGANMGLLRVDHPDIEKFITCKNDTKRLTNFNISVGITEDFMEALRADRDFPLINPRTGREVRRVSAAHLFDLIVQSAWATGEPGVIFLDAINRANPLPHLGEIEATNPCGEQPLFPYESCNLGSLNLAQVAKDGAIDYAKLKGMVHTAVHFLDNVIDANNFPLPIIEERTKQNRKVGLGVMGFADLLLRLGVPYNSEEAVAVAEEVMAFIQQEAKAASAALAEKRGNFPTFPGSRYDGNGLGRMRNATVTTIAPTGTISIIAGATSGIEPLFAVSFVRRVLEGTELIEVHPYFEELARRRGFYSPELMKAIAKTGSIRDFSEIPRDIRRLFVTAHEVSPKWHIRIQAAFQKHTDNAVSKTVNFPHSATQEDVRQVYLLAHELGLKGVTIYRDGSREGQVLSVGGKEAKPALQFITPRPRPEATRGVTQRINTGCGKLYVTVNSDDLGFCEVFAQMGKTGGCASSQIESTGRLISLALRAGVKIDAIIKQITGIRCPNPMWVNGRQVLSCPDAIAQVLAKVAQVEAPAPVAAMGACPDCGGALEHEGGCLVCRGCGFSKCS; encoded by the coding sequence ATGGAACTCCAGGGGGAACTCCAGGACATCGCCGGGCAATTGCCCCTCAGCCACAACGCCGTGGTGGTCCTGAAACGCCGCTATCTCAAAAAAGACGACCAGGGACGGGTCAGCGAAGGCGCCCCGGACATGTTCCGCCGGGTGGCGGAGACCATCGCCCAGGTGGACCAGCTCTACGACCCCGAGGCCGATGTGGCCGCCACCGCCCGCAAATTCTACGACCTCATGGCCTCCCTGGCCTTCATGCCCAACTCCCCCACCCTGATGAATGCCGGCCGGGAGCTGGGCCAGCTCTCCGCCTGCTTCGTCCTGCCGGTGGAGGACTCCATCGAAAGCATCTTCGAGGCCATCAAGCACACCGCCATGATCCACAAGTCCGGCGGCGGCACCGGCTTTTCCTTCTCCCGCATCCGCCCGGAAAACGACCCCGTCCTCTCCACCAAGGGGGTGGCCTCGGGGCCTATTTCCTTCATGACCATCTTCGATGTGGCCACCGAGACCATCAAGCAGGGCGGCACCCGCCGGGGTGCCAACATGGGGCTTCTCAGGGTGGACCACCCCGACATCGAAAAGTTCATCACCTGCAAAAACGACACGAAGCGGCTGACCAACTTCAACATCAGCGTCGGGATCACCGAGGACTTCATGGAGGCCCTCCGGGCCGACCGGGACTTCCCCCTCATCAACCCCCGAACCGGCCGGGAGGTGCGCCGGGTCTCCGCCGCCCACCTCTTCGACCTCATCGTCCAGAGCGCCTGGGCCACCGGCGAGCCTGGGGTCATCTTCCTGGACGCCATCAACCGGGCCAACCCCCTGCCGCACCTGGGGGAGATCGAGGCCACCAACCCCTGCGGCGAACAGCCCCTCTTCCCCTACGAATCCTGCAACCTGGGCTCCCTCAACCTGGCCCAGGTGGCCAAGGACGGCGCCATCGACTATGCCAAGCTCAAGGGGATGGTGCACACTGCGGTGCACTTCCTGGACAATGTGATCGACGCCAACAATTTTCCTTTGCCCATCATCGAGGAGCGGACCAAGCAGAACCGCAAGGTGGGCCTGGGGGTCATGGGCTTCGCCGATCTTTTGCTGCGCCTGGGGGTGCCTTATAACTCCGAGGAGGCGGTGGCGGTGGCTGAGGAGGTCATGGCCTTCATCCAGCAGGAGGCCAAGGCGGCCTCCGCGGCCCTGGCGGAGAAGCGGGGCAACTTCCCCACTTTCCCCGGCAGCCGCTACGACGGCAACGGCCTGGGGCGCATGCGCAACGCCACCGTCACCACCATCGCGCCCACCGGCACCATCAGCATCATCGCCGGGGCCACCAGCGGCATCGAGCCGCTCTTTGCCGTCTCCTTCGTGCGCCGGGTGCTGGAGGGCACCGAGCTCATCGAGGTCCATCCCTACTTCGAGGAGCTGGCCCGCCGCCGGGGCTTTTATTCCCCCGAGCTCATGAAGGCCATCGCCAAGACCGGCTCCATCCGGGACTTCTCCGAGATCCCCCGGGATATTAGGCGCCTCTTCGTCACCGCCCACGAGGTCTCCCCCAAATGGCACATCCGCATCCAGGCGGCCTTCCAGAAGCACACCGACAACGCCGTCTCCAAGACGGTGAACTTCCCCCACTCCGCCACCCAGGAGGACGTGCGCCAGGTCTATCTCCTGGCCCACGAGCTGGGGCTCAAGGGCGTCACCATCTACCGGGACGGCAGCCGGGAAGGCCAGGTCCTGAGCGTAGGCGGCAAGGAAGCCAAGCCCGCCCTGCAGTTCATCACCCCCAGGCCCCGGCCCGAGGCCACCCGGGGCGTGACCCAGCGCATCAACACCGGCTGCGGCAAGCTCTACGTCACGGTGAATTCCGATGACCTGGGCTTCTGCGAGGTCTTTGCCCAGATGGGCAAGACGGGAGGCTGCGCTTCCAGCCAGATCGAGTCCACCGGCCGCCTCATCTCCCTGGCGCTGAGGGCCGGGGTCAAGATCGACGCCATCATCAAGCAGATCACCGGCATCCGCTGTCCCAACCCCATGTGGGTGAACGGCCGCCAGGTGCTCTCCTGCCCTGATGCCATCGCCCAGGTGCTGGCCAAGGTGGCCCAGGTGGAGGCCCCGGCCCCGGTGGCCGCCATGGGGGCCTGCCCGGATTGCGGCGGCGCCCTGGAGCATGAGGGCGGCTGCCTGGTCTGCCGGGGCTGCGGCTTCTCCAAATGCAGCTAA
- a CDS encoding FAD-dependent oxidoreductase: MKNLVVLGHGTGGTIIAAKMRQKLPEREWRITVIDRDWQHHYQPGWLFIPFGIYTKEDCVKPRSRYVPPGVNFVLDDILGIDPDKRQVRTKQATFPYDFLVIATGCRIVPEEVEGMAGEAWGKDIHTFYTLEGALALHDKLKYFSQGRVVLNIAELPFKCPVAPLEFCFMADWFFAENGVRDNIEIELTTPLPGAFTKPMASEMLGRLAQEKNIKVTPNFQISGVDAKRRVITSYDGREVPYDLLVAIPPNFGAQCIIDSGMGDPMGYMDTDHNTLKAKNFERIYVIGDAANVPTSKAGAVAHYEADVVAENLRREIDGQPPRPDYDGHAT, encoded by the coding sequence ATGAAGAATCTAGTGGTTCTGGGGCACGGCACCGGTGGCACCATCATCGCCGCCAAAATGCGACAGAAGCTGCCGGAGCGGGAGTGGCGCATCACCGTCATCGACCGGGACTGGCAGCACCACTACCAACCGGGATGGCTCTTCATCCCGTTCGGCATCTACACCAAAGAGGACTGCGTCAAACCCCGGAGCCGCTATGTGCCCCCGGGCGTCAACTTTGTCCTGGACGACATCCTGGGAATTGACCCCGACAAGCGCCAGGTCCGCACCAAACAGGCCACCTTTCCCTATGATTTCCTGGTCATCGCCACCGGCTGCCGCATTGTGCCGGAGGAGGTGGAGGGCATGGCCGGCGAGGCCTGGGGAAAGGACATCCACACCTTCTACACCCTGGAGGGTGCCTTGGCCCTCCATGATAAACTCAAATATTTCAGCCAGGGCCGGGTGGTGCTGAACATCGCCGAGCTGCCCTTCAAGTGTCCTGTGGCCCCCTTGGAGTTCTGCTTCATGGCGGACTGGTTCTTCGCCGAAAACGGGGTGCGGGACAATATCGAGATCGAGCTCACCACGCCGCTGCCCGGGGCCTTCACCAAACCCATGGCCTCGGAGATGCTGGGGCGGCTGGCCCAGGAAAAAAACATCAAGGTCACCCCCAACTTTCAGATCTCCGGGGTGGATGCCAAGCGCCGGGTCATCACCAGTTACGACGGCCGGGAAGTGCCCTATGATCTGCTGGTGGCCATCCCGCCCAACTTCGGGGCCCAGTGCATCATCGACAGCGGGATGGGCGATCCCATGGGCTACATGGACACCGACCATAACACTCTCAAGGCCAAGAATTTTGAGCGCATCTACGTTATCGGCGACGCCGCCAATGTCCCCACCTCCAAGGCCGGGGCGGTGGCCCACTACGAGGCGGACGTGGTGGCGGAAAACCTCCGGCGGGAGATCGACGGCCAGCCCCCCAGGCCGGATTATGACGGCCACGCCACCTGA
- a CDS encoding DUF1641 domain-containing protein, which yields MNGEAELSERLARIEEKLDRVLAMEEKLQVFADWWENIHDLGRDLSLLTHPTVKMLTEELAEVETGFQSEDVFILLRRLLLNFRNLAWSLDQLENFIDWWRDLEPILKVAVPRLIDQLDQLEEAGLFRVLKNATSLEMIRFLDRLSRVPVEVDLAAARPVGPVGLMWRLRSPEARQGLGLVVELTKALGKVKGEA from the coding sequence ATGAACGGCGAGGCGGAACTGAGCGAACGGCTGGCCCGCATCGAGGAAAAGCTGGACCGGGTCCTGGCCATGGAGGAAAAGCTCCAGGTCTTCGCCGACTGGTGGGAGAATATCCACGACCTGGGCCGGGACCTCTCCCTGCTCACCCATCCCACCGTGAAGATGCTCACCGAGGAGCTGGCGGAGGTGGAGACCGGCTTCCAGTCCGAAGACGTCTTTATTCTCTTAAGGCGCCTGCTCCTCAACTTCCGCAACCTGGCCTGGTCCCTGGATCAGCTGGAGAATTTCATCGACTGGTGGCGGGACCTGGAGCCCATCCTCAAAGTGGCGGTGCCCCGACTCATCGACCAATTGGACCAGCTGGAGGAGGCGGGGCTCTTTCGGGTGCTGAAAAACGCCACCAGCCTGGAAATGATCCGCTTTTTGGACCGCTTAAGCCGGGTGCCGGTGGAGGTGGATTTGGCCGCCGCTCGGCCGGTGGGGCCGGTGGGTCTTATGTGGCGTCTCAGGAGCCCCGAGGCCCGGCAGGGGCTGGGCCTGGTGGTGGAACTCACCAAGGCCCTGGGCAAGGTCAAGGGCGAGGCGTAA